Proteins encoded in a region of the Mycolicibacterium neoaurum genome:
- a CDS encoding TetR/AcrR family transcriptional regulator: protein MDPGMPTETPRSRAKSDRRDQLIAAAERLVAEHGYLSVRLEDIGAAVGVSGPAIYRHFANKEALLVELLVGISTRLLAGGQSVVAEAAGAREALDGLIEFHLDFALGESNLIRIQDRDLSHLPAAAARQVRKAQRQYVEIWVDVLRRIDPDIDEADARVMAHAAFGLLNSTPYSLKAPSTTHSSRPVLRAMTVAALTAAHRNP, encoded by the coding sequence ATGGATCCGGGGATGCCCACTGAGACACCGCGCAGCAGAGCCAAATCCGACCGACGTGACCAGTTGATCGCCGCGGCGGAGCGGTTGGTCGCCGAACACGGGTACCTGTCGGTCCGTTTGGAGGACATCGGCGCGGCGGTCGGCGTCAGCGGTCCGGCGATCTACCGTCACTTCGCCAACAAGGAGGCCCTGCTGGTCGAGTTGCTCGTCGGGATCAGCACCAGATTGCTGGCCGGCGGGCAATCCGTCGTCGCCGAGGCAGCCGGGGCCCGCGAAGCGCTGGACGGCCTGATCGAGTTCCACCTCGACTTCGCCCTCGGCGAATCCAATCTCATCCGCATCCAGGACCGCGACCTCAGCCATCTGCCGGCGGCCGCGGCGCGACAGGTGCGGAAAGCGCAGCGTCAGTACGTCGAGATCTGGGTCGACGTACTGCGCCGGATCGACCCCGATATCGACGAGGCCGACGCCCGGGTGATGGCCCATGCCGCATTCGGCCTGCTCAACTCCACTCCGTACAGCCTCAAGGCCCCCAGTACCACGCACTCGTCCAGGCCGGTGCTGCGGGCGATGACGGTCGCGGCGTTGACCGCCGCCCACCGAAATCCGTAG
- a CDS encoding MmpS family transport accessory protein: protein MTEYPRRDEPTRRLDGGQYGYPGYSDPAYAGQNPYSARPTEQIPAYPAYGYDPYTGQYGGTPPPPPPGAPEPPEPPRTPRWLWVVAGIAVVTVIGLVIALVIVNSSQQQTVLAPVPSLTEPTVTPAPTTTTRRPTTTTSPRTAAPAPSTTPSTTAPSTAGTTETVVYTVSGQGRAINITYVDNGGVLQTEFNVVLPWSKEVSLPGPANQSASVSIINVGREVTCSIDIEGAQVQQRTGSGLTICSPLP, encoded by the coding sequence ATGACCGAATATCCCCGTCGGGACGAGCCGACCCGTCGGCTCGACGGTGGCCAGTACGGCTATCCCGGGTACTCCGACCCCGCGTACGCGGGTCAGAACCCCTACAGCGCTCGGCCCACCGAGCAGATCCCGGCCTATCCGGCCTACGGTTACGACCCCTACACCGGTCAGTACGGCGGCACACCACCGCCCCCGCCGCCGGGAGCTCCCGAACCACCGGAGCCGCCGCGCACCCCGCGCTGGTTGTGGGTGGTCGCCGGTATCGCGGTCGTCACCGTCATCGGGTTGGTCATCGCATTGGTGATCGTCAACAGCAGCCAGCAGCAAACCGTGCTGGCGCCCGTGCCCTCGCTGACCGAACCGACCGTCACGCCGGCGCCGACCACCACCACCCGGCGCCCCACCACGACGACCAGCCCACGCACCGCCGCGCCGGCACCCAGCACGACACCGTCGACCACCGCGCCGTCGACCGCCGGCACCACCGAAACCGTCGTCTACACCGTCAGCGGGCAGGGCCGCGCCATCAACATCACCTACGTCGACAACGGCGGCGTCCTGCAGACCGAGTTCAACGTGGTCCTGCCCTGGAGTAAAGAGGTGTCGCTGCCGGGCCCGGCCAACCAATCGGCCAGTGTGAGCATCATCAACGTCGGCCGAGAGGTCACCTGCTCGATCGACATCGAGGGCGCCCAAGTGCAGCAGCGCACCGGCTCCGGCCTGACGATCTGCAGCCCGCTGCCCTAA